One window from the genome of Chiloscyllium plagiosum isolate BGI_BamShark_2017 chromosome 31, ASM401019v2, whole genome shotgun sequence encodes:
- the nrtn gene encoding glial cell line-derived neurotrophic factor isoform X3, translating to MKVWKVVVVASMLFSTIFSALVFRNISIRGRTITPSSSEEQQSQDPRLPPSPQSYKVKCKGPVPFPDTCGKVHIDKNIFKTHNDEEAKELVRALIQRYRRSPDSKHKSRTYSRLALRSKRAKSRATKGCTLKEINVTVSDLGFAHVSEEVVRFRYCTGSCDAEEKNYDLTLKALRNSKRIKKDKVRARPCCRPTLYDDDVSFLDENFHYYTLRQLSAKECGCV from the exons ATGAAGGTATGGAAGGTAGTGGTGGTCGCCTCAATGCTCTTCAGTACcatattttcagctcttgttTTCAGAAACATATCCATTAGAGGGAGAACAATTACTCCATCCTCATCAGAAGAGCAGCAGTCCCAGGACCCAAGACTGCCACCCAGCCCCCAGTCTTACAAAGTGAAATGTAAGGGACCAGTACCTTTCCCTGACACATGTGGAAAGGTACATATAG atAAGAACATATTTAAAACCCACAATGATGAGGAGGCCAAGGAGCTGGTTCGAGCCTTGATTCAAAGATATAGAAGATCACCGGATTCGAAGCACAAGAGTCGGACTTATTCTCGATTAGCGTTAAGAAGTAAGAGAGCAAAATCAAGAGCGACCAAAGGGTGTACCTTGAAAGAGATCAATGTGACTGTCAGTGATCTGGGGTTCGCCCATGTCTCAGAGGAGGTAGTGCGCTTCAGATATTGTACCGGATCTTGTGATGCCGAAGAGAAAAACTATGACCTGACTCTGAAAGCCTTGAGAAATTCAAAGCGAATTAAAAAGGACAAGGTCCGAGCACGGCCATGCTGTCGGCCTACGCTTTATGACGATGACGTCTCTTTCCTGGATGAGAACTTTCATTATTACACTCTTCGACAACTCTCAGCGAAGGAATGTGGCTGTGTTTGA
- the nrtn gene encoding neurturin isoform X2 has translation MRHSLPRAVKGPAAVTCSKMKVWKVVVVASMLFSTIFSALVFRNISIRGRTITPSSSEEQQSQDPRLPPSPQSYKVKYKNIFKTHNDEEAKELVRALIQRYRRSPDSKHKSRTYSRLALRSKRAKSRATKGCTLKEINVTVSDLGFAHVSEEVVRFRYCTGSCDAEEKNYDLTLKALRNSKRIKKDKVRARPCCRPTLYDDDVSFLDENFHYYTLRQLSAKECGCV, from the exons GGCCCTGCTGCTGTGACATGCTCTAAGATGAAGGTATGGAAGGTAGTGGTGGTCGCCTCAATGCTCTTCAGTACcatattttcagctcttgttTTCAGAAACATATCCATTAGAGGGAGAACAATTACTCCATCCTCATCAGAAGAGCAGCAGTCCCAGGACCCAAGACTGCCACCCAGCCCCCAGTCTTACAAAGTGAAAT atAAGAACATATTTAAAACCCACAATGATGAGGAGGCCAAGGAGCTGGTTCGAGCCTTGATTCAAAGATATAGAAGATCACCGGATTCGAAGCACAAGAGTCGGACTTATTCTCGATTAGCGTTAAGAAGTAAGAGAGCAAAATCAAGAGCGACCAAAGGGTGTACCTTGAAAGAGATCAATGTGACTGTCAGTGATCTGGGGTTCGCCCATGTCTCAGAGGAGGTAGTGCGCTTCAGATATTGTACCGGATCTTGTGATGCCGAAGAGAAAAACTATGACCTGACTCTGAAAGCCTTGAGAAATTCAAAGCGAATTAAAAAGGACAAGGTCCGAGCACGGCCATGCTGTCGGCCTACGCTTTATGACGATGACGTCTCTTTCCTGGATGAGAACTTTCATTATTACACTCTTCGACAACTCTCAGCGAAGGAATGTGGCTGTGTTTGA
- the nrtn gene encoding glial cell line-derived neurotrophic factor isoform X1: MRHSLPRAVKGPAAVTCSKMKVWKVVVVASMLFSTIFSALVFRNISIRGRTITPSSSEEQQSQDPRLPPSPQSYKVKCKGPVPFPDTCGKVHIDKNIFKTHNDEEAKELVRALIQRYRRSPDSKHKSRTYSRLALRSKRAKSRATKGCTLKEINVTVSDLGFAHVSEEVVRFRYCTGSCDAEEKNYDLTLKALRNSKRIKKDKVRARPCCRPTLYDDDVSFLDENFHYYTLRQLSAKECGCV, encoded by the exons GGCCCTGCTGCTGTGACATGCTCTAAGATGAAGGTATGGAAGGTAGTGGTGGTCGCCTCAATGCTCTTCAGTACcatattttcagctcttgttTTCAGAAACATATCCATTAGAGGGAGAACAATTACTCCATCCTCATCAGAAGAGCAGCAGTCCCAGGACCCAAGACTGCCACCCAGCCCCCAGTCTTACAAAGTGAAATGTAAGGGACCAGTACCTTTCCCTGACACATGTGGAAAGGTACATATAG atAAGAACATATTTAAAACCCACAATGATGAGGAGGCCAAGGAGCTGGTTCGAGCCTTGATTCAAAGATATAGAAGATCACCGGATTCGAAGCACAAGAGTCGGACTTATTCTCGATTAGCGTTAAGAAGTAAGAGAGCAAAATCAAGAGCGACCAAAGGGTGTACCTTGAAAGAGATCAATGTGACTGTCAGTGATCTGGGGTTCGCCCATGTCTCAGAGGAGGTAGTGCGCTTCAGATATTGTACCGGATCTTGTGATGCCGAAGAGAAAAACTATGACCTGACTCTGAAAGCCTTGAGAAATTCAAAGCGAATTAAAAAGGACAAGGTCCGAGCACGGCCATGCTGTCGGCCTACGCTTTATGACGATGACGTCTCTTTCCTGGATGAGAACTTTCATTATTACACTCTTCGACAACTCTCAGCGAAGGAATGTGGCTGTGTTTGA